In a single window of the Papaver somniferum cultivar HN1 chromosome 8, ASM357369v1, whole genome shotgun sequence genome:
- the LOC113302735 gene encoding adenosylhomocysteinase 1-like has protein sequence MSLVVEKTSSGREYKVKDMSQADFGRLEIELAEVEMPGLMSCRTEFGPSQPFKGARITGSLHMTIQTAVLIETLTALGAEVRWCSCNIFSTQDHAAAVIARDSAAVFAWKGETLQEYWWCTERSLDWGPGGGPDLIVDDGGDVTLLIHEGVKAEEEFEKSGKVPDPTSTENPEFQIVLSIIKEGLKEDPKKYSKMKERLVGVSEETTTGVKRLYQMMENGTLLFPAINVNDSVTKSKFDNLYGCRHSLPDGLMRATDVMIAGKIAVVAGYGDVGKGCASALKQAGAQVIITEIDPICALQALMEGIPVQTLEDVVDKADIFVTTTGNKDIIMLSHMRKMKNNAIVCNIGHFDNEIDMAGLETFLGVQRITIKPQTDRWVFPDTKSGIIILAEGRLMNLGCATGHPSFVMSCSFTNQVIAQLELWNERKSGKYEKKVYVLPKHLDEKVAALHLGKLGAKLTKLTKDQSDYISIPIEGPYKPAHYRY, from the exons ATGTCTCTTGTAGTAGAGAAAACCTCATCAGGCCGTGAATACAAGGTCAAAGATATGTCACAAGCCGATTTCGGTAGACTCGAAATCGAGCTTGCTGAAGTTGAGATGCCCGGATTGATGTCTTGCAGAACTGAATTCGGTCCATCACAACCATTCAAAGGAGCCAGGATCACTGGATCACTTCACATGACCATTCAAACCGCCGTCCTGATCGAAACTTTAACTGCACTCGGTGCTGAAGTTCGTTGGTGTTCATGTAACATTTTCTCAACTCAAGATCATGCCGCCGCTGTCATCGCACGTGACTCAGCTGCTGTTTTCGCCTGGAAAGGAGAGACTCTACAAGAGTACTGGTGGTGTACCGAGAGATCTCTAGATTGGGGTCCAGGTGGTGGTCCAGATTTGattgttgatgatggtggtgatgtaACACTTTTGATCCATGAAGGTGTTAAAGCTGAAGAGGAGTTTGAGAAATCTGGGAAAGTGCCTGATCCTACTAGCACCGAGAATCCTGAGTTTCAGATTGTATTGAGCATTATTAAAGAAGGATTGAAAGAAGATCCTAAGAAGTACAGTAAGATGAAGGAGAGATTAGTTGGTGTTTCTGAGGAGACCACCACTGGTGTTAAGAGATTATACCAGATGATGGAGAATGGTACTTTGTTGTTCCCTGCTATCAATGTTAACGACTCCGTCACCAAGAGCAAG TTCGATAACCTTTATGGATGCCGTCACTCACTTCCCGATGGTCTCATGAGAGCCACTGATGTAATGATTGCTGGTAAGATCGCTGTTGTTGCCGGATACGGAGATGTTGGAAAGGGATGTGCTTCTGCTCTCAAGCAAGCTGGTGCCCAGGTCATTATCACCGAGATTGATCCAATCTGTGCTCTTCAAGCCCTCATGGAAGGTATCCCAGTTCAGACCCTTGAAGATGTTGTAGATAAGGCTGATATCTTTGTCACCACCACTGGAAACAAAGACATTATCATGCTTTCTCAcatgaggaagatgaagaacaatGCCATCGTCTGCAACATCGGACATTTCGATAATGAGATCGATATGGCTGGTCTTGAGACATTCCTTGGTGTTCAGAGGATCACAATTAAGCCCCAGACTGACAGGTGGGTGTTCCCTGACACTAAAAGTGGAATCATCATTCTTGCTGAGGGTCGTTTGATGAACTTGGGATGTGCCACTGGACACCCTAGTTTTGTCATGTCCTGCTCATTCACCAACCAGGTCATTGCTCAGTTGGAATTGTGGAATGAGAGAAAGAGTGGAAAGTATGAAAAGAAGGTTTACGTTTTGCCTAAGCATCTTGATGAGAAAGTTGCAGCTCTCCATCTAGGAAAGCTTGGAGCTAAGCTCACCAAGCTCACCAAGGATCAGTCTGACTACATCAGTATTCCTATTGAAGGACCATACAAGCCAGCTCACTACAGGTACTGA
- the LOC113302736 gene encoding mannose-6-phosphate isomerase 2-like produces MGEVVVIEKEESKINKDVVELICSVKNYDWGRIGENSQVARLYSLNSGLEKIDGNIPYAEFWMGTHDSGPSFVRSNTESDDEKVGLSSETSNNNKTLKSWISENPHVLGDKVVQKWGTDLPFLFKVLSVSKALSIQAHPDKELAKVLNESNPSDYRDANHKPQMALAITPFEALCGFITLQEFKDVLLSVPEIIELVGSVAAELLLAAKEEDGEEKTKPLLRSIFTILMSASKDLVSEMVSKMKDRLTVESKVKQLTEKEQLVLRLEKQYPADVGVISAFFLNYVKLNPGEALYLDANEPHAYIFGECVECMATSDNVVRAGLTPKYRDVKTLCSMLTYKQGLPEILRGVPLNQYTKRYTPPFDEFEVDFRLLPEGESAMFPEVEGLSIFLFATGDGTLHTFSLTSAAEDVIRDGLVLFVPSGTKIVISASSATGLQLYRAGVNKRFFLSNGCT; encoded by the exons ATGGGAGAAGTAGTTGTGATAGAGAAAGAAGAGAGTAAAATCAACAAGGATGTTGTGGAGTTAATATGTTCTGTTAAGAACTATGATTGGGGAAGAATTGGTGAAAATTCACAAGTTGCTAGATTGTATTCACTGAATTCTGGTTTAGAAAAAATTGATGGAAACATACCCTACGCAGAGTTTTGGATGGGTACTCATGACTCTGGCCCTTCTTTTGTTCGTAGTAATACTGAAAGTGATGATGAAAAAGTGGGTTTAAGTTCGGAGACTTCGAATAATAATAAGACCTTGAAATCATGGATTTCTGAAAACCCTCACGTTCTCGGTGATAAAGTTGTCCAAAAGTGGGGAACTGATCTTCCTTTCTTGTTTAAG GTGCTATCAGTATCAAAAGCATTGTCAATACAAGCACACCCAGACAAAGAATTGGCCAAGGTACTGAATGAATCAAATCCAAGTGATTACAGAGATGCTAATCATAAACCACAGATGGCATTAGCTATTACTCCTTTTGAAGCTTTATGTGGCTTTATCACTCTTCAA GAATTTAAGGATGTTCTTCTAAGTGTTCCTGAGATTATTGAACTGGTTGGTAGTGTTGCTGCGGAACTACTGTTGGCTGCGAAGGAAGAAGATGGGGAGGAGAAAACAAAACCACTTCTGAGATCTATCTTTACTATACTCATGTCAGCAAGTAaagatttagtttcagaaatggtATCTAAAATGAAGGATCGCCTCACTGTGGAATCTAAG GTTAAACAACTGACGGAGAAAGAACAACTAGTTTTACGACTTGAAAAACAATATCCAGCTGATGTTGGTGTTATTTCAGCCTTCTTTCTGAATTACGTTAAGCTCAACCCTGGCGAAGCATTATATCTAGATGCAAATGAACCACATGCATATATTTTTGGTGAATGTGTTGAATGCATGGCTACTTCAGATAATGTTGTTCGCGCGGGTCTTACCCCAAAATATCGAGATGTGAAAACACTTTGCTCCATGCTCACTTACAAGCAG GGCCTTCCGGAAATTCTACGTGGGGTTCCTTTGAATCAGTATACCAAGAGATACACACCGCCGTTCGATGAATTCGAGGTTGATTTTCGCCTTCTTCCTGAAGGAGAATCAGCAATGTTTCCCGAGGTTGAAGGACTATCTATATTCTTATTCGCAACTGGAGATGGGACTCTGCATACATTTAGCTTGACGTCAGCTGCTGAGGATGTGATTAGAGATGGTTTAGTTCTTTTTGTTCCTTCTGGTACAAAGATTGTTATTTCTGCATCGTCCGCAACAGGTTTACAATTATATAGAGCTGGAGTAAACAAGAGGTTCTTCCTTTCTAATGGATGCACTTGA